The following nucleotide sequence is from Apium graveolens cultivar Ventura chromosome 4, ASM990537v1, whole genome shotgun sequence.
tgtTCTACATTTTTTTAAACATATACatctactaatataattatcacgaaatcatataatttaaaattttaaatgaacaaaattaaaaattaaattcaaaatattttttttaaaaacattatataatattaaaaaaaactgTGTTATCGGTACAACCTAGGATTTTTAATACACGCTTGTTTGTTTTTCCGGAGTACATCATAGGCTTCTTTCTTCCATGGCTTCTTCACATCAAACAAGTTCCATACACGACATCTTCGATGCTGCACTCAATCTTGAAGACACCCATTTCAACTCCGGCTACGATGAGGGCTTCTCCGACGGCTTACTCACCGGAAAAGACGAGGCTCGTTACGTGGGTCTCAAATCCGGCTTCGAAACCGGCCAAGAACTAGGCTTTTACAGAGGCTGTATAGATATATGGAcctcagcatttaaaattgacCCTTTATGTTTCTCTTCTAGGGTTCAAAAAAGCATCAAACAAATGGACGAGTTGGTGAATAAGTACCCCTTTAATGATCCTGAGAACGAGTTAGCTACTGATGTTTTGGAGGGTCTGAGGTTGAAGTTTAGAGCTGTTTGTGCTACTTTGAATGTTAAGTTGGAGTATGATGGGTATCCGAAAAGCTCGGGTGTTGGTTTTTAAGGGAGTTTTGGGTTGCACTCCAAGTGTTTGATGTTTGGTCTGAGTGAGTTGTGATTTGTGAATTTCTTGTAATAAGTGTTGTGGTTGCTGATGTTTTAGTATTGAATTGATATATTTATTGAATTATAAGCTGAAATATTTATAGAATTTCTCATTTACAATGTTTTTATATGCAATCTTGTTTTGCAATGGCGATGTTTGTTggttaaatatttaaatatattggATGTTTAAGCATTGTTTTGAGTGGGGTATACGTTGATCTTGGCAATCGATGATGGCGAATTATATTTTTAGTAGGATCTTTTGATAGGGAAGAGTTGTGGCTTTTATTCAAGAGGTGAGATTATTTTGTGTGCTTAATTGTGATATGCTTCATTGTTGAAAAATTGTTCCTTGTCTATAACATCTTTTTGTGTTTTGTATTGACATTAGTGATTATTTATGTTGCTGCTAATTTAATCATGTTGTTCTGTTATTTGGTGAATGCATCTCTCTCCTTAAGATTGAATTCCAAAATATGTGAACATATTTGGATGTTCAAAAATTAGCTCAATTGCTTTTCTGACTTGCTTGGCTTTTAACCGGAGAATACCTAAAGAGCTTCTTTTGTAGCCCTTCTATAGGTGTTATAGGGTTCTTATATCTTCAAGCTGCAAATAAAAATTTTAATGTTTATGAGGGGATGTCTCTATAGTGCTTCAATTCCAAGTGGAAAAATTTCTTAGATGTCCTACTTCTTAGGCTGCTGATCTTCTTCAGTCACTGTAGTAAACATGTAGATTTGTGCAAATAAACTTTCTTTCATCCAAAAAATTATTGTAGTACTTTACGTGCATTATGTTTTTCTTTCCTTTCGCGAAATATACTTTCATCTTCTTGCTCTCTATGTATCTGCTATTTGTGGTTTTCTATGTGTTTCTAGCGCTTTGCTGTATTTTTAATACGTTTATCTGAAATTCGCTCGGTGTGTGGAATCTTTGTCCTTTTTATTTTAATTACGTTTATCTGCAATTCACTTGTTTCTGAATGCATATGTACCTTGCTGTTTGTAATTTTGTGTTGCTCTAAGAAATTCCAAAAGTAGTTTCGTTTATTGAAATTTTTATTGGCATATAATGTTATTTAGTGTTATAAACACTTTTGATGCTTGCAATGATTCTTCTTATTGTTCAACATATTTTAGCATCTTGTGGCTGGTCCTTGTGTTTTTCTTCTTATTTCTACATTCCGTTCACAATATTTGAAGAAATTGTAGTCTTTTAATGTTTCAATATTTGTCCTTGTGTATTTTTATCCTTTGCAACTTATTTTCCGTAGCCGTTATTATAGTGTGTAACTTTTTTATTCTAGTGAACATGtatttgatatattttttttttgccaaatttaaagCATATTTCATTAATGACTTAAATGAAATTCAATTGGGACAAATTCCCcatgcaaccaggttgaaaaacaaatagagctaaataattagccattttgtttccggattgcttaacaaactgaatacaaatattctgaaaaataaaaatgaaggtaatggtttcccggacaatccagcacgcatctcccccgaaaacagtagcttcacaattgaccctcacattaattcgattgatattgcaatgttcagaggactcagtTGCAACAACGGAGTTTAGAGGCCTCATattatgaacaaatattttttgtgagaggtgagcacatgtgattttcaccaccgttccaaacgcaccccagctatctacttgtcggacaccagc
It contains:
- the LOC141718654 gene encoding uncharacterized protein LOC141718654, with protein sequence MASSHQTSSIHDIFDAALNLEDTHFNSGYDEGFSDGLLTGKDEARYVGLKSGFETGQELGFYRGCIDIWTSAFKIDPLCFSSRVQKSIKQMDELVNKYPFNDPENELATDVLEGLRLKFRAVCATLNVKLEYDGYPKSSGVGF